In Helianthus annuus cultivar XRQ/B chromosome 9, HanXRQr2.0-SUNRISE, whole genome shotgun sequence, the following are encoded in one genomic region:
- the LOC110876746 gene encoding aldehyde oxidase GLOX1 — protein sequence MSTSESTPSLPFLVETNDPQAENNLYPFVFLYPDGNLFIFANNRAILFDYSKNLVLKTYPTMPGGQPRSYPSTGSAVLLPLRIKGETVNEVEVLVCGGAPKGAFVNANKGIFDGALDTCGRIKISDPNPQWFMETMPLARVMGDMLLLPNGHVLIINGASAGVAGWELGRNPVLSPVAYRPDNQVGSRFEVQNPSTIPRVYHSTTVLLRDGRVLVGGSNPHDKYEFSNVLYPTELSLETFSPSYLDSNSSGLRPKIILPVTNSVVDLSSVSVTMVAPSFNTHSFSMNQRLLVLDGGAASKIIGRSRYQVVVRAPPSGNIAPAGNYLMFVVHKEIPSPGIWVQMQ from the exons ATGTCTACAAGTGAGAGCACTCCTAGTTTGCCTTTTTTGGTTGAAACAAATGATCCTCAAGCTGAGAATAACTTATATCCATTTGTATTTCTCTATCCTGATGGCAATCTCTTCATTTTTGCCAACAATCGTGCCATTTTGTTTGACTACTCAAAGAACCTTGTTCTGAAGACATACCCAACAATGCCCGGTGGTCAACCACGGAGTTACCCAAGCACGGGATCCGCGGTACTACTCCCTTTACGGATAAAAGGTGAGACCGTAAATGAGGTTGAAGTGTTGGTTTGTGGAGGTGCACCAAAAGGAGCATTTGTTAATGCGAATAAGGGGATATTTGATGGGGCATTGGACACATGTGGGCGGATCAAAATATCTGACCCTAACCCCCAATGGTTCATGGAGACCATGCCTCTGGCTCGCGTCATGGGTGACATGTTGTTGCTACCCAATGGCCATGTTTTGATCATCAATGGAGCATCAGCAGGGGTTGCCGGGTGGGAACTTGGGAGGAACCCAGTTCTAAGCCCAGTAGCATACCGACCTGATAACCAAGTAGGCTCTCGATTTGAGGTGCAAAATCCAAGCACCATTCCTAGAGTTTACCATTCCACAACAGTTCTTTTACGAGACGGGCGTGTTCTTGTTGGTGGAAGTAATCCTCATGATAAATATGAATTTTCAAACGTTCTTTACCCAACTGAACTTAGCTTGGAGACGTTCTCTCCTTCTTACTTGGATTCAAACTCTTCTGGATTACGCCCGAAAATAATCTTGCCTGTAACAAACA GCGTTGTGGATCTAAGCTCCGTCTCTGTAACAATGGTGGCACCTTCATTTAACACACATTCCTTTTCAATGAACCAAAGGTTGCTGGTACTCGATGGTGGAGCTGCTTCCAAGATTATTGGGAGGTCAAGATACCAGGTTGTTGTAAGGGCTCCACCCTCTGGTAACATTGCTCCGGCAGGGAACTATCTTATGTTTGTGGTTCACAAAGAGATCCCGAGTCCTGGCATTTGGGTTCAAATGCAATGA